GCTGCTTGCTCTACATCGTCCTTCTGTAAAATCTCTCCGGGTGGAAAGTGGAAAACATGTGGGAGATAGTCATCACATGTCAACGACTGCAGAAATAGAAATACTTTCATCAGTATTATTTATCCATTAAATGTCTTAGTAAAGTTTATCAGCCTGCAAAAAGTTATAATTCATCAGTTAAATCTGAAAAAGCTTAATTGAGCGGGGGTTTGAGGAACCGATCCGTAAGCATGAGCCTATTGCCTCGCACCGCTGAGGAGTTCAGTTCACGGGACTACTGGGAGCGCTTTTTCCGCAAGAGAGGAGAAAAGGCTTTCGAGTGGTACGGAGACTACAACTCGCTCTGCGGTGTGCTGCATAAATACATCAAACCTCGTGATAAGGTAACTCTGATTTCAATAACTCTTATGCTCTCATGTCAAGTTGACAAAGACAAGCTCAAACTTATTTGATGTCATAtgaaatatacaatataatacCGTTCAAATAgtaatttggggtcagtaagatatgtaaccttttaaaagaaatgaatacttttgctcagtaaggatgcattaatgtgatcaaaagtcacagtaatattacaaaagatttagtaTCTATTTAACGTTATatctattcaaataaatgctgttcttttgaactttctgttcatcaaagaataaaaaaaatgtatcactgtttccacaaacatattaagcagcatgactgtttttaacataaattataataagaaatgaaatcagcacattagaatgattataAACTATAACAggcttaaaaaataataaaaaatagaaacagaaaacatttggtAAGCAGGCTTCAAGCTTACAAATTATGTAAAAGTGCTATAAAAGTATTATAAAAGATGATGAACAGACCAAAgtataaagggttagttcattaaaaaaaatgaaatttctgtcattaattactcactctcatgttgttccaaacccccaaaccttcgttcatcttcagggCAAagtggcaaagtgtggttttggacaatatctgcataaatccttatcatttttttttagtgcaaatacattaaagtaacttgacattatcattgaagaccagcaatattcattttcattttcattttgattacgtaataatggcaatatatgtcaaagtcagatatgcccctttgccagctgtgatgcctggttactggtttaaatttggcccaggtttgtaaaagatttttgggtcagcacaccttaaagggatagttcaccaaaaaaatgaaaattctgtcatcatttactcaccctcaggttgttccaaaccctaaAAAGTGTCTGtaaaagtttgtaaccaggctactttggggcaccattgacttccatagtagggaaaaaaaatactatggaagtcaatgttgccccaaaactgttcagtttctcacattctttaaaatatcttcctttgagttcaacagaacaaaaaaatgtatacaggtttggaaaaaccTGCCTGCATGCCATTAATAATGAGAAACACAAACAGTAGATGATATAACTGTAATAcagagggtgaataaatgatgacagaattttcatttttgggtgaactatccctttaatagcttcaacaattgctTGTCAATTaggtttagaatacaatgaaccaatcagaacccagtttaggtcagatagctgctaatggtggatattttgatgaatcaaaaatttatgttttttctatgtataaactgtttatggaataaaatatgttttcatagtttgtgttgtcccttatcagtgcaaaattatcacaaattaaaaaggattcatgccaatattgtccaaaaccccacttttctagggcatttccaaacttttggggAGCAGtgtatatttttgattaaaacccAGAGGTTTCTGATCTCCCTAAAGACAGCAATGTCATAACCAATTTCatggcccagaaaggtactaaagacattgttaaaactgtTGATGTggctgcagtggttcaaccttaatgttatgaagtgacgagaatactttttgtgtgcaaaaagaaaacaaaaataactactttattcaataatttcttctcttctgtcATTCTCCTACCCTGTTCACGTAGTAAACACATTGCAGCACTTCCATGTTCTACTTCAGAATGCCGGCTCgttattggccgacgctgttcacatgagcaccacaacacatgcgtgtgatgctgacgcaggagccggccaataatgagccgctGTACTGACGTTGAACTCGGATGCGCCGCACTGCGTTTACTACATGAACAGGGTAGGAGAATGACATTGAAGAGaagaaattattaatttgtgttccaaagataaacaaaggtcatatgggtttggaatgacatgagggtgagtaattaatgacagaaattataatttttttgtgaactaaccctttaaaggtgctaaagaggatcttttcgtcgactgagaaaccaaagactgttactgagtttttgaaatgagcgcatgcgtaagaacaacccccctccttcacagctcatttcgagggaacggcgcctgtggagtgtggaaagttactggagcgcgcagccgcgctcgtctctcacaaggaacgtcatggcagtgattgacaagccagagggccaattgtTTACACgatgatcgtgtaaacgattggctgatgtttttaaggccctacctcgtgcacagatgatgtatattaatattattcctttcagtgcacctaataaatagtcttttatcagttagtaaagacagtttcaagtaatattgcaaaaatgtataaaacaaaacatcctctttagcacctttaagtcagTTAAAACTGGAATAACTGATTCATTGTAAAGGTCTGGCTCTAAAGAATGATTCTCTACTTCTTTCACACTTTCAAACATGCTAAGAAAAGCTAGAGTGTCACAGATATCAATATGTTTGGTAAATAATGACTGAACTATTTACCTAAATAAAAAGCAGTGCAGTTTTTATGATCCCACTTTATGAAATAATACACagtaaaatctccagagttaaatcaactctgttAAGAGTACATATGgcccctctctaaatagtgttaaaataacaccaAAGCAGAGTTaaaattaatgagataattaagcaatgaATTAAGTGattattgtgcattagtgatgaacacctgctgttaacaagcagaatcactgaagaaaagagaaacacaagaactacaactgacttcagtcacagccttattaaagggatagttcacccaaaaatgaaaatttgatgtttatctgcttacccccagtgcatccaagatgtaggtgactttttttcttcagtcgaacgcaaattatgatttttaactgcaaccgctgccctctgtcagtcaaataatagcagtagatgggaacttcaactataacagtaaataaaacttgcttagacaaatcaaaattaaaacctgcggctcgtgacgacacattaatgtcctaagacacgaaaggatcggtttgtgcgagaaaccgaacagtatttatataatttttacctctaatacaccactatatccaacttcgttcagcttcctgttagtgaggtcaaaaaacgcgttgtgatgacggaagtgatgtctcgcccatatacttcagtgagcacgagacatcacttccgttgtcagagcacgatccgacctcactagccggaagctgaacgaagttggacatagtggtgtattagaggtacaaaaatgatataaatactgttcggtttctcgcacaaactgatcgtttcgtgtcttaggacatcagtgtgccgtcacgagccgcaggtttaatttggatttgtctatggaagttttttcgactcttattgttcaagttcccaatcactgctattatttgactgacagacggcaacggttgcagttgaaaatcataatttgcgttcgactgaagaaaaaaagtcatctacatcttggatgccctgggggtaagcagataaacatcaaattttcatttttgggtgaactatccctttaattgcttaattatctcattaactttaactctgctttagtgttacactatttagagagggaccatatgtactctgagcagagttgatttaacccctgggattttactgtgtaataATAATCAACAACAACTTATAGGTTGTACAAGTGATATGTAAACTTCTAAGTAGAATTGTAACTGTTGTTCTGCAGGTGTTGGTGGTGGGCTGTGGGAACTCTGAGCTGAGTGAACAGCTCTATGATGTTGGCTACCATCAGCTAACCAACATTGACATCAGCGAGACGGTGGTGTCTCACATGAACCAGCGGAACGCAGAGCGCCGTCCTGACCTGACCTTCCAGCAGGTGGATGCCACCCAGACAGGCTTTGAGAGCGGGAGCTTTCAGGCGGCCCTGGATAAGGGCACGCTTGATGCCATGGCTTCAGAAGAGGACGGTGCTCTTGCAGGCAGGATGCTTGCAGAAGTTGGCAGAGTTTTGAGTGTTGGGGGCCGGTATGTCTGCGTGACATTAGCCCAGGAGCATGTCATAAAGCTGGCCGTGGAACATTTCGCCCAGGGCTGGGCTGTACGAATTCACTGTCTAAGTGGACAGCAGAACGAAGTGTCTGATTCCTCCTTCGCCCTTCCTGTTTTCGTTCTGGTCTGCACCAAATTCCGCCAAGCGCCTCCGTTTGCAGTGCTTGAGCTCTGTCAGGGGGAGGATGGCGCTCCGGTTAGACTCGTATCAGTACCGGAGCTGTTGTCTGCTGTGAAGGAGAGGCAGGCCTACAATCTAATGCTGCATAAGCTCAGAGGTGGAACAGATGCTAGTAGCACACCGTCCCTCACACTGTGCCATGCAGCCACCGGCCGGCCGCGATACACTCTGACAGTACAGGACAGTCTGCCTTCTGCCAAGCTGCCACGGAGTAACTACTTTGCCATCTTTATTGGTGAGCatttgattcttttttttttgcctttttattgTGATGATGATCACTGTCATATGTCAAGTGTAACTACTTGTTTTACAGCGTGCAACAGTTGAGTTCTGGAAGTAAAAATcccatattaatattatttgaatAGTTTTTTTAATTAGAATTGGTTTGATGAAAACTTAAACTGTTAAAGACAGACCTACTGTGAGCTACAATTGTGTTTAACAGCAGAGTTTATAGTGGAAAAACTACATTGCCCATGGTTCTGCAAGGAAATCTCCATGAATCAGAGAATCAAAACAAGCAAATCACACCAAAAATCTCTTGTGCCCGCTCACTCTTATTAAAAACTGTGAAGGACATAGTCAGTTTCCCTATCAAAtttcttaaaggggacctattatgccctttttttcaagatgtaatttaagtctcaGGGGACCCCAGAATgtgtcagctcaaaataccccacagatcattatTATATCATGTAgtaaatgcccatttttgagtgcaagcaaaaaatgctgttttcgtgcatgtatctttaaatgcaaatgagctgctgctcccctcCCCGCTTTCCAGGAAAGCACTTCCTTCAACAGCTCCTGCATGCATCGGATACTCTGCTAAATTCTAACAAGACAAGATCTGGATGGTTTTGATTGTCATCTATATCACAATCACACTTACAGACATTGCAGACTTCTTCATCATGGAAGTGATGAAATGCGTTTTAAAgctatatcagtttaaacttgTAATTTATCGTTATCTGAGGCACACGCACAGAAAGCTGGCTGTCAGACGGCACGTCCCGTGAGTATTAAACTAACTTCTCTTTCACATTTTAAGCCTCATTTCCACCAAAGTTACgtggaacaatttgtcccaggaacttttttaCCCCCAGACCTATTGCTGTCTGCATTTCTATCGTggtctaaagtaccgtgaagattAGTCCAGTGACACTTTCCATTTCCCACTGGATTTCGTCCtccttaataaagcctgaacctcgtcGTTGGTCCATaagtcatattttttaaactccattgttgattcgaaCAGCAAAAAACTCTTATTGCACTCAtcttattgcattttaaatatggtggatgaaataaaatgctgcttGAGTcagccaatcagcatgttcagtacccaagtcccacccccgaaagttcctgaactttgaaaaagtactacctcgtgagcagggactttctgagagggtaatttttatttagaccctggttcctAGGTTGAAACACACTGAGTACCACCCCAAAATCGGGAaggttcctgcggtggaaacggGGCTACGTTGTGTTTAAACTGTCAAATGCACACAATgttatgtcaaaaacaaaaaaggttttgtctgtgaacataaacagcagGGACAGAAATcgcatgtgtatattagatATGTTGCACATTCCCTTCAAAAACGAAATGAATCCACTGCGTCTTCAGCGGCTTAGATGCCAGGAGTAAATGAAGACTGTAATGTTCAcatccaacaacaaaacaccTCAAGACATACCAGACATTCTTGTCGCTACAGCTGCTTTGGCATCGAGACAATGGTGGACAGTGTACAACTCGCTCAGGGTGGAAACTATGCTAATACGGCAGAGTTCGTCAGCAGTCATGGGCGGGGCctgtatacaaaaaaaaaataaaaatagcttgTTCTATAAGACTTTTGAGTTTttttgaattttgcataatatgtCCCCTTTGTATGCataatatgcatattttgcaataaatgtaaatatattgtttaattgtCTGTTTAATCAAcatctttaaatgtaatttttaatttgattgacATTTGCAGTGCTTTATGAGATTGTCCTGAGATTTTACTTCTTGTGCTTCTTTCTCTCATTAAATTTGTTGAGTACACAATCTTGTGTACTTTTGTCcaattttcaaatacttttttgcatCAAATCAAAGAATCAAAGTTTGTATTGTTGCGATTCACTTTGTAGCTGGTTGGTTCATGGCTTTTAATTCTtaaatgaaaactttttttaaaatcccCATGGGAAAAATACTTTCCCTACCATGGCCGTTCAATAACATATTGGAgtgtataaattaatattttttaattacattttttatttttagttccTCAGGGCCGTGAGTCTGATTGGTTGTATGGCTCAGCTGAAGGTCGGACTCAGCTAGCATCCAGTGCAAAATTCAGACGCCTGGTCATTGTGGCAATGCATCGAGATCAGGAGTATGAGGACATGCAAGCGGTCCAATCAGAGCTATCTCCAATGGTGATGGAACTCGCTCCTCCTGGAATGCCAGCCAATCAGCAGGTGCACGAGAATAACATGCAACCGTATTGCTTTTTATCTTGTCTTCATTCCTCACTCATGCACTTTCTCTTTCACACTTCCTCTGGTAAAGGTGCCGTTCCTGTCTGTGGGAGGAGATCTGGGGTGGAGGGAGGTCATTGGACGAGGGCTCAGTGCTTTGACTGGAGAGTACTCTGTGGAGGATGTGAGAGGAGAGGATGGCCACCTCTATCGCAGGCTGATCTTTATGAATAATTCCCAGCTGGTACAGTCAGAGAGCAGACTCCGGTCTGCCACCACAGGTGCAGTTACAGAATACCTGGATGCTGAATACAGCTGTGTTTGAATTCTGCAATGTTTACAGAAAAACTAAAGACTTATATCAGTGTTTTGTCTCTCTTGCCAGCTTCTTCAACTCATAAAAAGAAGAGCAAGAAAAAAGCCAAACCGTCTGTTTCTGAAGCCCCTGCTTCAATGGAAGCTAAAGATCGCAGCGTGGACAGGGGTTTTCTCTGCTGTACACATCATGAAGTCATGGTTGCGGGTTTAGCAATGCTTGGATCAGATGCAATCAGTAATAAAGGTAAGTGTGCTAACATTAAAAAGCTTAGTAAAAGTATGAAGCATTTACATGTGGAAGGgtttgtattgtttgttttttgatgttAAAGGGGAACTATTAATTtttgcaaaattcacttttatatggTGTTTGAACGTCATCATAGGGAGGAGCCCCGCCCACAAACACTGACAATCTGCCCAATTAGCATAGACACAGCCCTGAGTGAGAAGCACAGAGTCCGCCATTTCTGTATCGTCACTGTAGCAGATACATGTCTGCACCAAAGAGGCATTACAAGTGTTGTCTTTTGGGATGTACCAATGAACATTAGAGTCTCCCACCATCTGAGTCACCGAGGACATTGTGGTTAAATTACTTTCTTTGAGACATTTCcttcaaaaattaaaagtcTTGTATGTtttggactgcttcacaaacaagggtctGTTTAACCCTGGATTTTCACAAAGGTTGATTCTGAGAGAGAATCGCGATACatcggaaaatatcagaatcgctCCAGATTCTTTGTATCACGAATCAAGATTCAATATATTGTCCCAGCTCTATTGCAAACGAGTTTTCTAGTTAAAAACTGCACATGAATGCCCTTTCTGACATTTTTggtgcgtgagattgtcctgttttgttgttgccggTATGCTGAAAAATGAGTTCTTGaaaccctcttctggaaagggggccaggagcaacagctcatttgcatttaaagggacacacacaaaaatggtgcgtttttgctcacacccaaaaagTGGCATTTTACCATGCTATAATACATGATCTGtcggtattttgagctaaaacatCAAATACACATTCTgaggacatcagagacttattacATCTCGTAAAAAGGGGGATAATAGGTACCTTTAAAAACTTTGTTATATCCTGGCTAATTATACAGACAACAATATAAGTCCTGAAGTAGactctaccattcaaaagtttgtggtcaataagaattttcaatgttttttaaagaagtctaaccaaggctgcatgtatttgatcaaaaatactgtaaaaacagtcatattgggaaatattattacaattgaaaataactgttttctatttgaatatattttaaaatgtaatttattcccgtGATCAAAGCTgacttttcagcatcattactccagtcctcagtgtcacatgatcctttagaaatcattccgatatgctgatttgcttctCAAGAAACTGCACTTATTataatcaatgttaaaaacagttgtgctgcttattattataatattaattaattaagttaaaattattaatttctttaagagttttaacttttttattgaGCACAGTAGAAAGTTTGGAAGAATTGTTATGCAGCTTTTGTCAATGAATGATGGTTCATAGTGACCAGGggttataaaaacaacaaaacaccaaaaataaataaattaatcattatttaaaaaaaaaaagtactccACAAGACAAGTGTGTTATATTCTAAGTTTAGAGGAAAAGACTGAAAATGTCACTGTTCGCCGATAAGGTGAAAGGAccccagcactgcacattttgtatgttgcCCTTATCCTacttgatgagttgaatcaggtgtgttagatgagaga
This genomic window from Chanodichthys erythropterus isolate Z2021 chromosome 4, ASM2448905v1, whole genome shotgun sequence contains:
- the mettl13 gene encoding eEF1A lysine and N-terminal methyltransferase, yielding MSLLPRTAEEFSSRDYWERFFRKRGEKAFEWYGDYNSLCGVLHKYIKPRDKVLVVGCGNSELSEQLYDVGYHQLTNIDISETVVSHMNQRNAERRPDLTFQQVDATQTGFESGSFQAALDKGTLDAMASEEDGALAGRMLAEVGRVLSVGGRYVCVTLAQEHVIKLAVEHFAQGWAVRIHCLSGQQNEVSDSSFALPVFVLVCTKFRQAPPFAVLELCQGEDGAPVRLVSVPELLSAVKERQAYNLMLHKLRGGTDASSTPSLTLCHAATGRPRYTLTVQDSLPSAKLPRSNYFAIFIVPQGRESDWLYGSAEGRTQLASSAKFRRLVIVAMHRDQEYEDMQAVQSELSPMVMELAPPGMPANQQVPFLSVGGDLGWREVIGRGLSALTGEYSVEDVRGEDGHLYRRLIFMNNSQLVQSESRLRSATTASSTHKKKSKKKAKPSVSEAPASMEAKDRSVDRGFLCCTHHEVMVAGLAMLGSDAISNKDHPVSVLLVGLGGGGLPQFLHDFVPCARVEVVELDPAVLEVAQTWFGFQTDKRLNVILGDGLEHIKTLESQGGHSFDVIMFDVDSKDTTLGMSCPPPAFVETSLLKKVYSLLTPRGVFMLNLVCRDSALRKSVLERVQAVFPCVFSRGIEGEVNEVLLCCRSEGEGHKPRAVPQTLQQTAKDLQKTLRANTQTAPCVPQIDITAMLNDLKVI